The window GAAGATTACGGCATACTGCAGGCGGAAGCAACCGCCGAAGCGCTGAAGGACGAGAAATTTGACATTGCGCTTTCGTCCCCTTATGGCAGAGCCCTGCAAACCGCGGAAATCGTCCTGGCCGGAAGAGCGCTGGATATCCGAATCCTGCCTTATCTCTATGAGTGGATGCCGAACCGTGAACTGGAGAAGGTACCGAGTACCGTTTTTGAAGAGATGCAGCGCGAGGCCGGAGAGGCATATGCGGAGGAGACCTGGAAAACGGATATGGGAGAGGGATACTTCGATATGTGCACCAGAATCATTCCTCCCTTTCTAAAGGAACTAGGCAAGCTTGGCATTCATAGCCGCATGGGCGGTTTTGTGCCTGATGAGCATGCCAAAGAGCTGTCCGTCGCCGTGTTCGGGCATGGAGGCTCGCTTGGTGTACTGCTCAACTTTTTACTCAGCGTAAGGCCGTTTCCTGTAGGCAGCTTTTCTTTTGCACATACAGGGACAGCCATGATTCAGTTCGCTGAACGGAAAGGGATTTATTATCCCCAGTTAATCATACCTGCACTTCATAAGATTAGCGAGCGGTGAGGAGACGATGACAATGAACATTATTGACGAAGCCTACAGACAATCCATTGATGTAGTAAAGCGGTGTATGCACGGCATCGGGGCAAAAGCGTCTGCTCTGTCGGAGGGGTATAACCAGGTCTATGCAAGAGACAGCATTATTACTTTTTTGGGTGCCTCCCTGGTAGAGAATGATGAAATCAAAGCCTCCTTCCGGATTACACTGGATACGCTCTCAACGTATCAATCCAAGCTGGGTATGATCCCGCTGTTCGTCGATGTAGAGAACCCTAGAATCGAGGCAAATCAGGGGGCCGTGGACAGCAACCCGTGGTATGTCATCGGACATGGAGTCTATTACAAGCGGTATAAGGATATAGAGTTTCTGAAAAGCAGCTTGGAATCGATTAAGCAAGCGATGCTCTGGCTGGAGTATCAGGACAGCAACAATTGCGGTCTGCTGGAGGTTCAGGAGGCTGCGGACTGGGGAGATTTGTATGCCAACCGCGGGAATATTCTGTATGACAATGTTTTGTATTATAAGGCGCTTCTGGAATATTCCGCATTACTTGAGCTGTGCGGGGAGAACGGGGAGGACAGTCTCGCAAGAGCTGAGGATGTTAAAACAAAGCTGAATCTTCTGCTCTGGCTGGGGGATGTGGAAGAAAAGACAAGGATCATTAATGAGAAAGGCTACTCACAAGAATGGCTGAGAGTGATACGGATGAGCAGTGAATTATATTGGTTCGGCAAGTTTTATATGCCCTATGTCGCCTTCAGGGATTTCGGATATCACTGTGATGCGCTTGGCAACAGTCTGGCCATCTTGTTTGGCATTGCGGACGATGCGCAGGCAGGTAAAATCATTGACCACTTCACGCAAACGGGGATGAATAAGCCATATCCGATCATGGCCAACTATCCGCCTATCCTGCCTGGAGATAAGGACTGGCGTGAATATTACAGAAACGGCCATTTAAATCTGCAGTACCAGTATCATAACGGAGGCATCTGGCCGTTTATCGGAGGGTTTTATGTTGCGGCGCTGAAGAAAGCGGGCAGGGAGGCCTTTGCCTTGGAGGAGCTGGAGAACCTGGCAAAGGCGAACCGTACCGGAAAACGCTTTGAATGGGAATTCAATGAATGGCTGAACGGCAGAAGCGGTATGCCTTCCGGCATGGCCTATCAGGCTTGGTCTGCGGGGATGTACATCTATGCCTACCGTTCTGTAATGGATGACGCGGCGGAGAGCGATTTCCTATGAACCTGAAATTCGGGGTGCGGACGGCAGCGGCATGGAATGTGAAGCCTGCACAGCTTCGGTGTGAATATGTGATTACTCCGCTCGGAGTGGATACGCCGGGGCCCAAATTAAGCTGGGAAACGGAGAGCAGCGGGGAGGGCTTTATCCAAGGGGCATACCGGATTATCGTAGCTTCCCTTAAACCCAATATCGACAATCATATAGGAGATCTGTGGGACAGCGGGAAGGTGGAGTCCAACGCTCAAAATGCTATCCGCTTCAATGGTTCCGGGATGGCTCCGAAAAGCCGTTACTGGTGGAAGGTCAAGGTATGGGACGATCAGGGAAATGAATCTGCCTGGAGTGATGAAACGTACTTTGAAACCGGCATGTTCACCGCCGGAGACTGGAACTGCAAATGGTTCAACTGTGAATATCCCAACAGTCCTTCTGCCGTCTATTATGAGCGAAGGGAATTTGCAGCCACAGGAAAGGCCGGTATAGCAGGGGCGAGGGCCTATATAGGCGCTACCGGCAGCAAAGCGAATGCCTATGAGCTGCGGATAAACGGGGCTAAAGCGGGCGAAGACCTGATCAGCCCGGGCCAGACCCATTTTAGACGGGGAATGTACCGCGTGTATGATGTTACAGACTTGATTACACCTGGAACCAATGTTATAGGGATTATGCATATCCGGAAAGTTATCTTTCACCTTGATATCCGCTACACCGATGGAACATCTGAAGTGATTGTGAGCGACCCTGCGTGGAAAAGGCTCAAAAAAGGTCCTTATGCAGCCCTGCGCTATGCAGGCGGCAGCATTTCCGAAGGGAAAGGCGAAACCTATGATGCAAGGCTTGAGCCGGATGGATGGGATCTGCCGGGCTTTGATGATTCTTCATGGGAGAGGCCGATTCCGGATACCGGCCCGCTGCTGCTGACTGCACAGCTGCAGCCTATCAAGGCCATAGAGGAGATCAGACCTGTATCCATTTCAACTATTGAAGAAAATACTATTGTCGTTGATTTTGGGCAGAATCTGTTCGGGACGGTAGGCTTGACCGTCACAGGTAGAGCAGGTACCACGGTGACCCTACGCTATGCGGAATGTCTGAATCCGGATGGAACAATCAATCCGGGCAGTATAGAAGCAGGCTGGCTTGCAGAACCGCAAGCCCAATATGATGAGTATATTCTTAAAGGTGCGGGGGAAGAGATCTATCAGCCGAGATTTTCATGTCATGGCTTCAGGTATATAGAGGTTTCAGGATACCCGGGAACCCTGTCCGCGGACCGGATTTATGCAAAGATTGTGCATAATGACATCTTGAACGGTTCCGGATTCACTTGTTCCAATGAGCTATTGAACAGGCTGCAGCACAGTGCCGTATGGTCATTACGGTCGAATCTGGTGTCGGTCCCCATGGATTGCCCTTCAAGAGAGAGGCAAGGCTGGCTTGGGGATGCCCACTGCCATTCTGAGGCGGATTGCTTCAATTTTGATATGGCTGCCTTCTATGCCAAATGGTTCGATGATATATCCGATTCCCAATTGGAGAACGGCATCGTACCTCTTATATGTCCCAGTGAAGGTCATGAATATTCCCTGGATATGCCTTGGGCTTCCGCTGTGATTCTGATCCCTTGGGACCATTACCTGGCGTACGGCGACAAGCCATTTTTGCTGCAGCATTATGATTTGATGAAACGCTGCCTGAATACCTTCAGCAGCGAACTGGGCAGTGATGGTCTGCTGCATAACAGCCTTATTTTCGGAGACTGGTTTGGAAGCGTTACGGATATTTCGGGGCTATATCTGGCTACGGCTTATTATTACAGATGTCTCGTGCTCTTGTCAGCAATGGCGGAGGAATTGGGGAACACGAGCGATATGACGCTATACTCCGGGCTGGCCCGGAAGGTAAGGGAAGGAATCAATGCAGCTTTCCTGAAGGAAGGCCGCTATTATGATACCAATTCACAAACCGCTAATGCGCTTGCTCTATATTCGGGATTGGTCCCGGATGATTTCAAAACGGCCGTCCTGGACAGTCTGGCTGAGGATATTATGTCCCGTAAGACCATGACGGTGGGATGCCTTGGTGCAGAAGTTATCCTGGCGGCTCTGGCGGAGAACGGAAGGAATGACATTGCTTACGAGCTCGCTGCGAACACCAATAAAGGCTGCTGGGGGTACTGGATCAAGGAGTATGATTCGACGACGGCGTTTGAAAGCTTTTCCGATAACAGATCTTCCAACAATCATGCATTCCTTATTGGAGGACTGAGTGTGTGGTTTTATAAGCACCTTGCCGGTATTACTCCTGTCAGACCCGGGTATGAGACCATGAAGATTAAGCCCTTTGTTCCTTATGATATGGATCATGCAAGCGCACAAATTCATACCGTCAGAGGAATGGTGAAATCAAGCTGGCACAAAACCGGTACAGGACTTGTAATGAACATAGTTATCCCTCCCAATGCAACGGCGGAGGTATATGTGCCGTCTGTTGATTCCGAAGGACGATTTACGCCGGATGGGGAGTTCACCGTGTATTCTGTAGGTTCCGGGCATCACTCTTTTCAAGCCAACATTCATTAGGAGGAGATTCATAATGGTGAACCATTACACACGAAGGGTACTGGCATTTCTGGTAACGGCGTTTGTGTTTTTATTTGTCCTCTCTATGAACTCAGGCAGTCCGGCTTATGCATTAAAGGAGCGGGCGCCCGTACCGCCCGTAGAAAAGCAGTCTTATGCAGGCGTGGTCGATTCCGAGTGGCTGGAAATCTGCCTGGTAGATAATCCTTACTCCGATGCTAATGTAACCAATACAGACTATTACATCATCAAGAGCGACGACGACCCGGTTTTTAAGGACGGTATTAAGCCGGTCCTGGTTCATTACCGGTATTTCCCCGAAGAAGCTCCGTTTAACTCGACTTTAGCAGGTGATTTCGGCAGCATCCAAGTCTCGTACAGGGCTTATCTTAAGCTGCCTTCTTCCGTAAAATTCAAAGAAGGGTTGAATTACACCGTTACAATCAATCCTGCGGTTGCTAAGGTAAATGAGCAGAATACCTTTGCGTTCAAATTCGACCTTGAACAGCCCAATCTTGTGATCCATTCCAATCAGGTCGGATACCCTTCGGAAGGGCCCAAAATTGCGTATTTGTCTCACTGGACGGGACAGGGGAGTGTAGAGTTCGGGGCCTACAAGAACTTTTATATTATGGATAAAAATACTGGGAAAAAGGTGTTTACAGGTACTGTTACACCACCCAATCCTTTTGTACTTGACAAGTGGACATACAGTTATATTTATAAGCTGGACTTCAGCAGTTTTAAGGCAGAAGGGGAATATTACCTTTATATCCCGGGAGTGGGCGTGTCCTATCCATTTAAAATCGAAACGTCGATTTATAAGGATAAAATCGGGTATACGATCACGCGCGCTTTATTTATGCAGCGCGACGGAGATCACGGACTTGACGATCCGCGTAACTTTACCCATTGGAAACGGCCGGCCACCCATACGGATGACGCCATTGATCAGGCTTTGTTCCGTGATAATGGCGGAACGAAAGAAGCCGCCGAGGCTGCAAAGGTTGACCTGGCCGGAGGCCATATGGACGCAGGGGATCGCGGGAAGTATCCTTATAATTCCGGTTATGTCGGCATTGATATGCTGATGGGCGCCAAATACTTTCCGGATCAGGTAGAGGCGCTCGGCGAGTCACTGGAAATCCCAGAATCGTTTAACGGAAAGCCCGATTACCTGGATGAGCTTGTATATGAGCTCGACTGGCTGACTAAAGCGGTAATGAACACCTCCACCAACGGGGCGCTTGCCGGTTATCTTAGACCGCAGACGCCTACCGATCCGGATAAAGGTACTTATGAAACCGGGCTGGATTTGAAAGGTGCTTCCCAACGCATGTTCTATAACAGAACGCAGGGGCCGTATGCCTCGGAAACCTTGTTTGCTGCGGGAGTACTGGCCCAGGCTTATAATACGCCGCTCATGCAGAAGTATTATTCAGAGCCGGGGCCAAATGGAGGCAAGAGCAAAGTAAGTAAGTACCTGGATGCCGCCGTTAAGGCTTACAAAGGCTTCAAGGTGTATGAGAATTCGACGAATCCGCTGTGGAATAAATCTTACTACGATTTAAGCGGTACAGGGGATAAACCGGGAGTGAAGCATTTATGGTCTAATGAAATGCTGCTAACGGCCAGTGCCTTACTCGCAGCGATGGGAGACCAAGACTCTTTGGACGGGATTACCAAGGATGAGTTGGTGACCCGGATCGAGCAGGAAATGCCGCTTAACCGAACCGATTATAATTCATTCAAGCAGTATTTCTGGGTATTGGACCGGGCATGGCTGGGCGTATTTGTCTCTATGTATGAGAACCCGAATCTGAATGAAGGCCTAAGGAACTGGGCCAAGGGAGGGATTCTTAATTATGCAGTTTCGGAACTGAGTTTCTCGGATCCGTTTGGCGCATCCGCACAGGAC of the Paenibacillus pedocola genome contains:
- a CDS encoding histidine phosphatase family protein, encoding MKLTFIRHGHMAGDPFICPERPVQGCLSEDYGILQAEATAEALKDEKFDIALSSPYGRALQTAEIVLAGRALDIRILPYLYEWMPNRELEKVPSTVFEEMQREAGEAYAEETWKTDMGEGYFDMCTRIIPPFLKELGKLGIHSRMGGFVPDEHAKELSVAVFGHGGSLGVLLNFLLSVRPFPVGSFSFAHTGTAMIQFAERKGIYYPQLIIPALHKISER
- a CDS encoding amylo-alpha-1,6-glucosidase, which produces MNIIDEAYRQSIDVVKRCMHGIGAKASALSEGYNQVYARDSIITFLGASLVENDEIKASFRITLDTLSTYQSKLGMIPLFVDVENPRIEANQGAVDSNPWYVIGHGVYYKRYKDIEFLKSSLESIKQAMLWLEYQDSNNCGLLEVQEAADWGDLYANRGNILYDNVLYYKALLEYSALLELCGENGEDSLARAEDVKTKLNLLLWLGDVEEKTRIINEKGYSQEWLRVIRMSSELYWFGKFYMPYVAFRDFGYHCDALGNSLAILFGIADDAQAGKIIDHFTQTGMNKPYPIMANYPPILPGDKDWREYYRNGHLNLQYQYHNGGIWPFIGGFYVAALKKAGREAFALEELENLAKANRTGKRFEWEFNEWLNGRSGMPSGMAYQAWSAGMYIYAYRSVMDDAAESDFL
- a CDS encoding family 78 glycoside hydrolase catalytic domain — protein: MNLKFGVRTAAAWNVKPAQLRCEYVITPLGVDTPGPKLSWETESSGEGFIQGAYRIIVASLKPNIDNHIGDLWDSGKVESNAQNAIRFNGSGMAPKSRYWWKVKVWDDQGNESAWSDETYFETGMFTAGDWNCKWFNCEYPNSPSAVYYERREFAATGKAGIAGARAYIGATGSKANAYELRINGAKAGEDLISPGQTHFRRGMYRVYDVTDLITPGTNVIGIMHIRKVIFHLDIRYTDGTSEVIVSDPAWKRLKKGPYAALRYAGGSISEGKGETYDARLEPDGWDLPGFDDSSWERPIPDTGPLLLTAQLQPIKAIEEIRPVSISTIEENTIVVDFGQNLFGTVGLTVTGRAGTTVTLRYAECLNPDGTINPGSIEAGWLAEPQAQYDEYILKGAGEEIYQPRFSCHGFRYIEVSGYPGTLSADRIYAKIVHNDILNGSGFTCSNELLNRLQHSAVWSLRSNLVSVPMDCPSRERQGWLGDAHCHSEADCFNFDMAAFYAKWFDDISDSQLENGIVPLICPSEGHEYSLDMPWASAVILIPWDHYLAYGDKPFLLQHYDLMKRCLNTFSSELGSDGLLHNSLIFGDWFGSVTDISGLYLATAYYYRCLVLLSAMAEELGNTSDMTLYSGLARKVREGINAAFLKEGRYYDTNSQTANALALYSGLVPDDFKTAVLDSLAEDIMSRKTMTVGCLGAEVILAALAENGRNDIAYELAANTNKGCWGYWIKEYDSTTAFESFSDNRSSNNHAFLIGGLSVWFYKHLAGITPVRPGYETMKIKPFVPYDMDHASAQIHTVRGMVKSSWHKTGTGLVMNIVIPPNATAEVYVPSVDSEGRFTPDGEFTVYSVGSGHHSFQANIH